One genomic region from Cardiocondyla obscurior isolate alpha-2009 linkage group LG19, Cobs3.1, whole genome shotgun sequence encodes:
- the Nprl2 gene encoding GATOR1 complex protein NPRL2 isoform X1, with protein MASISLESPDDKEQKDPIRCIFFAEFHHIAGPKITCQVPDNYISKDIFDNVSVYIIPKAQLQRSTITITLKDYKILGFPVKIDDKKYARNAFYFNLCFVCDANARTVHYEPVVKKMSDFLMALEIENCFLSGSDDKTRLAQMLAQVMQDLNLHKMCTLTEGTMTSHLKVVRLAPEPKPVLDHQVPIFLEDKESFQNDQWDLTTQQVLPYIDGFNHVARIAAEADVENNLVKSCVQNLVYYGVVTLIPIFQYSNVYAVTPKLRKLPNDVKLQERCIAYASKLARQPAYFRDIYRMYSSMTYGVSMKDLCQRLNPQNLRINERRLVQFGLIEGLIRRVYNVSIFHIASYTALYNSILILSFFYSTLYFFLARLVAKKQKVIQFINILQAHTALMKYVVARVSLLPKLKILLNVIRTF; from the exons ATGGCATCTATTTCGTTGGAGAGTCCTGATGATAAGGAACAAAAGGATCCGATTCGGTGCATATTCTTTGCCGAGTTTCATCACATAGCGGGACCTAAAATTACATGTCAG GTGCCtgataattatatatctaAGGATATATTTGATAACGTCAGCGTTTACATTATACCAAAAGCGCAATTACAAAGAAGTACTATTACAAT cacaCTGAAGGATTATAAAATCTTGGGTTTTCCTGTGAAAAtcgatgataaaaaatatgcaagaaacgcgttttattttaatttgtgttTCGTCTGTGACGCAAATGCCCGTACTGTTCATTACGAACCAGTGGTTAAAAAGATGTCCGATTTtttg ATGGCTTTGGAAatcgaaaattgttttttatccGGTTCTGACGATAAAACCCGATTGGCGCAGATGCTAGCACAAGTTATGCAGGATTTAAATTTGCACAAAATGTGTACATTGACTG AAGGGACAATGACGTCACATTTAAAAGTTGTAAGATTAGCACCCGAGCCAAAACCAGTTCTTGATCATCAAGTACCAATATTCTTGGAAGACAAAGAATCATTTCAAAATGATCAATGGGATTTAACTACGCAACAAGTATTACCTTACATCGATGGTTTTAATCACGTGGCGCGCATAGCAGCTGAAGCGgatgtagaaaataatttagtcaAAAGCTGTGTACAAAATCTTGT ATATTACGGGGTTGTGACTTTAATTCCAATATTTCAGTATAGTAATGTTTATGCTGTGACACcgaaattaagaaaactgcCAAATGACGTGAAATTACAGGAAAGGTGTATAGCCTATGCTTCTAAACTGG CTAGACAACCTGCATATTTTAGGGACATATATCGTATGTATTCAAGTATGACTTACGGAGTTAGTATGAAAGACTTGTGTCAACGCCTTAATCCacaaaatttaagaataaatgagAGGAGGCTAGTGCAATTCGGTTTGATCGAAGGACTTATTAGAAGGGTATACAATGTGAGTATTTTTCACATTGCATCATATACCGCATTGTATAacagtatattaattttatcttttttttatagtaccCTGTACTTCTTCCTGGCGCGTCTTGTAGCGAAGAAGCAAAAAGTAATccaatttataaatattttacaggcACATACAGCCTTGATGAAATATGTTGTAGCACGGGTCAGTCTGCTGCCCAAATTGAAGATATTATTGAACGTGATCCGAACGTTTTAA
- the Nprl2 gene encoding GATOR complex protein NPRL2 isoform X2 — translation MASISLESPDDKEQKDPIRCIFFAEFHHIAGPKITCQVPDNYISKDIFDNVSVYIIPKAQLQRSTITITLKDYKILGFPVKIDDKKYARNAFYFNLCFVCDANARTVHYEPVVKKMSDFLMALEIENCFLSGSDDKTRLAQMLAQVMQDLNLHKMCTLTVVRLAPEPKPVLDHQVPIFLEDKESFQNDQWDLTTQQVLPYIDGFNHVARIAAEADVENNLVKSCVQNLVYYGVVTLIPIFQYSNVYAVTPKLRKLPNDVKLQERCIAYASKLARQPAYFRDIYRMYSSMTYGVSMKDLCQRLNPQNLRINERRLVQFGLIEGLIRRVYNVSIFHIASYTALYNSILILSFFYSTLYFFLARLVAKKQKVIQFINILQAHTALMKYVVARVSLLPKLKILLNVIRTF, via the exons ATGGCATCTATTTCGTTGGAGAGTCCTGATGATAAGGAACAAAAGGATCCGATTCGGTGCATATTCTTTGCCGAGTTTCATCACATAGCGGGACCTAAAATTACATGTCAG GTGCCtgataattatatatctaAGGATATATTTGATAACGTCAGCGTTTACATTATACCAAAAGCGCAATTACAAAGAAGTACTATTACAAT cacaCTGAAGGATTATAAAATCTTGGGTTTTCCTGTGAAAAtcgatgataaaaaatatgcaagaaacgcgttttattttaatttgtgttTCGTCTGTGACGCAAATGCCCGTACTGTTCATTACGAACCAGTGGTTAAAAAGATGTCCGATTTtttg ATGGCTTTGGAAatcgaaaattgttttttatccGGTTCTGACGATAAAACCCGATTGGCGCAGATGCTAGCACAAGTTATGCAGGATTTAAATTTGCACAAAATGTGTACATTGACTG TTGTAAGATTAGCACCCGAGCCAAAACCAGTTCTTGATCATCAAGTACCAATATTCTTGGAAGACAAAGAATCATTTCAAAATGATCAATGGGATTTAACTACGCAACAAGTATTACCTTACATCGATGGTTTTAATCACGTGGCGCGCATAGCAGCTGAAGCGgatgtagaaaataatttagtcaAAAGCTGTGTACAAAATCTTGT ATATTACGGGGTTGTGACTTTAATTCCAATATTTCAGTATAGTAATGTTTATGCTGTGACACcgaaattaagaaaactgcCAAATGACGTGAAATTACAGGAAAGGTGTATAGCCTATGCTTCTAAACTGG CTAGACAACCTGCATATTTTAGGGACATATATCGTATGTATTCAAGTATGACTTACGGAGTTAGTATGAAAGACTTGTGTCAACGCCTTAATCCacaaaatttaagaataaatgagAGGAGGCTAGTGCAATTCGGTTTGATCGAAGGACTTATTAGAAGGGTATACAATGTGAGTATTTTTCACATTGCATCATATACCGCATTGTATAacagtatattaattttatcttttttttatagtaccCTGTACTTCTTCCTGGCGCGTCTTGTAGCGAAGAAGCAAAAAGTAATccaatttataaatattttacaggcACATACAGCCTTGATGAAATATGTTGTAGCACGGGTCAGTCTGCTGCCCAAATTGAAGATATTATTGAACGTGATCCGAACGTTTTAA
- the Nle gene encoding notchless protein homolog 1: MNKRKVDDETDADSASVEIKRVLSRFKSDTGEVLPCGLLELPVDVTVDKLQAVCNALLQQEEPLPLAFYVNNVEVTDVLGKYINKDFNCSESIVEIVYQPQAIFKIRAVTRCTGSLEGHKEAVISVAFSPNGKHLASGSGDTTVRLWDIYTQTPHHTCEGHRHWVLCISWSPCGTKLASACKNGLICLWNPDTGNQIGKSMTGHRMWVTSLCWEPYHKNPECQYLVSSSKDCDIRIWDTKRAQTCRVLSGHTKSVTCVKWGGSGLIYSASQDRTIKVWRAEDGVLCRTLEGHAHWVNTLALNVDYALRTGPFQLGSTANQTDSPLEYAKKQYESVGEEKLVSGSDDFTLFLWKPEKEKKPIARMTGHQQLINDVKFSPDGRMIASASFDKSIKLWESNTGNYIASLRGHVQAVYSIAWSADSRLLVSGSSDSTLKVWSIKTKKLNQDLPGHADEVYAVDWSPDGLRVASGGKDKVLRLWQN, encoded by the exons atgaacaaaagaaaagtggACGACGAGACCGACGCTGACTCGGCAAGCGTCGAGATTAAGAGGGTTTTATCTCGCTTTAAGTCGGACACTGGCGAAGTTTTGCCTTGCGGGCTGTTGGAGCTGCCGGTTGATGTCACGGTAGATAAATTGCAAGCAGTTTGCAATGCTCTGCTGCAACAAGAGGAACCGTTGCCGCTGGcattttacgtaaataatgTAGAAGTTACAGATGTACtaggaaaatatattaataaggATTTCAACTGCAGTGAGAGTATTGTAGAGATTGTATATCAACCACaagcaatatttaaaatcagaGCTGTCACAAGGTGCACTGGATCCTTAGaag GTCACAAAGAAGCTGTTATATCTGTTGCATTTTCACCAAATGGCAAACATTTGGCCAGTGGTTCTGGAGATACAACAGTCAGATTATGGGATATCTATACACAAACTCCACATCATACATGTGAAGGGCACAGGCACTGGGTCTTGTGCATTTCCTGGTCACCCTGTGGCACTAAGCTGGCCTCTGCATGTAAAAATGGTCTTATTTGCTTATGGAATCCTGACACTGGCAACCAAATAG GAAAATCTATGACTGGACATAGAATGTGGGTGACTTCTTTATGCTGGGAACCCTATCATAAAAATCCAGAATGCCAATATTTAGTAAGTTCATCTAAAGATTGTGACATACGAATTTGGGATACAAAAAGAGCACAAACTTGTCGGGTTTTGTCTGGCCATACAAAAAGTGTTACTTGTGTCAAATGGGGTGGAAGTGGCCTCATTTATTCTGCATCTCAAGACAGGACTATTAAAGTGTGGAGAGCAGAGGAT GGTGTACTGTGTAGAACCTTAGAAGGCCATGCTCATTGGGTGAACACTTTGGCATTGAATGTCGATTATGCACTTAGAACCGGTCCTTTTCAATTAGGGTCGACTGCAAATCAAACGGACAGTCCATTAGAATATGCAAAAAAACAATATGAATCTGTAGGTGAAGAAAAACTTGTGTCTGGATCCGACGATTTCACGTTATTTCTGTGGAAGccagaaaaggagaaaaaaccTATCG caaGAATGACTGGCCACCAGCAACTTATCAACGACGTTAAATTCTCACCGGACGGTCGCATGATCGCATCTGCATCCTTCgataaatctattaaattgTGGGAATCTAATACCGGCAATTATATCGCTTCGCTAAGAGGTCATGTTCAAGCAGTTTATTCGATAGCATGGAGTGCTGACTCTCGTCTACTTGTCAGCGGCAGCTCGGATTCAACTTTAAAgg TTTGGAgcataaaaactaaaaaattaaaccaaGATTTACCCGGTCATGCTGACGAAGTTTATGCAGTGGATTGGTCACCTGATGGTCTACGAGTAGCTTCGGGCGGAAAAGATAAGGTTTTGCGATTGTGGcaaaactaa
- the Nprl2 gene encoding GATOR complex protein NPRL2 isoform X3 produces MASISLESPDDKEQKDPIRCIFFAEFHHIAGPKITCQVPDNYISKDIFDNVSVYIIPKAQLQRSTITITLKDYKILGFPVKIDDKKYARNAFYFNLCFVCDANARTVHYEPVVKKMSDFLMALEIENCFLSGSDDKTRLAQMLAQVMQDLNLHKMCTLTEGTMTSHLKVVRLAPEPKPVLDHQVPIFLEDKESFQNDQWDLTTQQVLPYIDGFNHVARIAAEADVENNLVKSCVQNLVYYGVVTLIPIFQYSNVYAVTPKLRKLPNDVKLQERCIAYASKLARQPAYFRDIYRMYSSMTYGVSMKDLCQRLNPQNLRINERRLVQFGLIEGLIRRVYNYPVLLPGASCSEEAKSNPIYKYFTGTYSLDEICCSTGQSAAQIEDIIERDPNVLMIWK; encoded by the exons ATGGCATCTATTTCGTTGGAGAGTCCTGATGATAAGGAACAAAAGGATCCGATTCGGTGCATATTCTTTGCCGAGTTTCATCACATAGCGGGACCTAAAATTACATGTCAG GTGCCtgataattatatatctaAGGATATATTTGATAACGTCAGCGTTTACATTATACCAAAAGCGCAATTACAAAGAAGTACTATTACAAT cacaCTGAAGGATTATAAAATCTTGGGTTTTCCTGTGAAAAtcgatgataaaaaatatgcaagaaacgcgttttattttaatttgtgttTCGTCTGTGACGCAAATGCCCGTACTGTTCATTACGAACCAGTGGTTAAAAAGATGTCCGATTTtttg ATGGCTTTGGAAatcgaaaattgttttttatccGGTTCTGACGATAAAACCCGATTGGCGCAGATGCTAGCACAAGTTATGCAGGATTTAAATTTGCACAAAATGTGTACATTGACTG AAGGGACAATGACGTCACATTTAAAAGTTGTAAGATTAGCACCCGAGCCAAAACCAGTTCTTGATCATCAAGTACCAATATTCTTGGAAGACAAAGAATCATTTCAAAATGATCAATGGGATTTAACTACGCAACAAGTATTACCTTACATCGATGGTTTTAATCACGTGGCGCGCATAGCAGCTGAAGCGgatgtagaaaataatttagtcaAAAGCTGTGTACAAAATCTTGT ATATTACGGGGTTGTGACTTTAATTCCAATATTTCAGTATAGTAATGTTTATGCTGTGACACcgaaattaagaaaactgcCAAATGACGTGAAATTACAGGAAAGGTGTATAGCCTATGCTTCTAAACTGG CTAGACAACCTGCATATTTTAGGGACATATATCGTATGTATTCAAGTATGACTTACGGAGTTAGTATGAAAGACTTGTGTCAACGCCTTAATCCacaaaatttaagaataaatgagAGGAGGCTAGTGCAATTCGGTTTGATCGAAGGACTTATTAGAAGGGTATACAAT taccCTGTACTTCTTCCTGGCGCGTCTTGTAGCGAAGAAGCAAAAAGTAATccaatttataaatattttacaggcACATACAGCCTTGATGAAATATGTTGTAGCACGGGTCAGTCTGCTGCCCAAATTGAAGATATTATTGAACGTGATCCGAACGTTTTAATGATATGGAAGTGA
- the LOC139110102 gene encoding cilia- and flagella-associated protein 45 translates to MSAKTAVRRTKSGSFDYRIKSRFQPNVHVHPPSACDRRVGDRPVQLKRNSACEGKEMGKMRDKCEAGKYLIPSKESNISSKIMTKEEYDDLRKCNSRVMKKERQTAAEVAEKERERLMKESLARKEAIRMMDMKKKNREKDPRTREIEEEVRKRTMYILERAYNMRLEQEEEIQKCNRIILATKCRAIRDAQIVEKKLIERELVEEEKRLHDMMENDRKWAIKEELRKEQEEVAKRLRSAKILKDQIVDNEEQRILEFERKQEESRLINLNNIAWQQDEIVKLRNKEAENARVRQGLMEANEQLKHFKAMEQEENRIIDLRIQNYHRMKEEREAKRKEEQRLERLRKEREKTRLAMRTVQTHELQMQIDEINAARVQEEMEREWRRKEKEEALKKLEAQKILQKEREEQINNKRIMQAIEIERERREFERIVRAQKEAFCKEKKKLEQKQQQALVHRSEILKQVNEKERERIVERQKMFEEGLAIRTETAMRKKKLKDAIERKCQEMRENKVPDIYINEVKRMIETIQ, encoded by the exons ATGTCGGCCAAAACAGCGGTACGAAGAACGAAGTCCGGCAGCTTTGATTATCGCATCAAATCCAGATTTCAACCCAATGTGCATGTTCACCCACCGTCGGCGTGCGATCGTAGGGTCGGAGATAGGCCGGTTCAGCTGAAAAGGAACAGCGCGTGTGAAGGGAAAGAG ATGGGCAAAATGAGGGACAAATGTGAGGCAGGAAAGTATTTGATTCCCTCGAAGGAATCTAACATTAGTTCGAAAATCATGACAAAAGAAGAGTACGACGATCTTAGAAAATGCAACTCTCGGGTCATGAAAAAGGAAAGACAAACGGCTGCTGAGGTTgcagaaaaagagagggaaaggCTGATGAAGGAGAGCTTGGCGCGGAAAGAGGCGATCCGAATGATggatatgaaaaagaaaaaccgtgAGAAGGACccgagaacgagagagattGAGGAAGAGGTAAGGAAAAGGACGATGTATATCCTTGAGCGTGCATACAACATGCGCCTGGAGCAAGAAGAAGAAATCCAGAAATGCAATCGGATCATCCTAGCGACTAAATGCCGCGCTATTCGCGACGcacaa ATCGTGGAAAAGAAACTGATTGAGCGCGAACTTGTCGAGGAAGAAAAACGACTGCACGACATGATGGAAAACGATAGGAAATGGGCGATCAAAGAAGAATTGCGAAAAGAACAGGAGGAGGTGGCCAAGAGACTGCGATCCGCTAAAATCTTGAAAGATCAGATTGTGGATAACGAAGAACAACGGATTCTTGAATTTGAAAGAAAGCAGGAGGAAAGTcgacttattaatttaaataacatcgCGTGGCAGCAAGATGAGATTGTAAAGTTGCGCAACAAAGAGGCTGAAAATGCCAGAGTACGGCAAGGGCTTATGGAAGCAAACGAACAATTGAAACATTTCAAGGCTATGGAACAGGAAGAGAACAGAATTATAGATCTAAG gatacaaaattatcatcgaatgaaagaagagagagaggccaaaaggaaggaagaacaGAGATTGGAAAGATTGAGAAAGGAACGAGAAAAGACTAGATTGGCGATGCGAACGGTGCAAACACACGAACTTCAG ATGCAAATTGATGAAATTAATGCGGCTCGAGTTCAGGAAGAAATGGAACGGGAATGGagacgaaaagaaaaggaagaagctttaaaaaaattagaggcTCAAAAGATTCTTcagaaagaaagggaagaacaaataaataacaagCGAATAATGCAAGCCATCGAGATTGAACGGGAAAGACGAGAATTTGAGAGAATTGTACGCGCACAAAAAGAAGCTttttgtaaagaaaagaaaaagctcgAGCAAAAGCAACAACAGGCTCTAGTTCATCGCAGTGAAATATTAAAGCAG GTAAATGAAAAGGAACGAGAACGCATTGTGGAACGGCAAAAAATGTTTGAAGAAGGCTTGGCCATTCGTACTGAAACTGCAATgcgtaagaaaaaattaaaagatgcaaTAGAACGAAAGTGCCAAGAGATGAGAGAGAACAAAGTCCCtgacatttatattaatgaagTAAAACGGATGATTGAAACTATTCAATAA